The following coding sequences lie in one Arachis ipaensis cultivar K30076 chromosome B03, Araip1.1, whole genome shotgun sequence genomic window:
- the LOC107629446 gene encoding UBX domain-containing protein 1-B — protein MAGVSLKCGDCGTLLRSVEEAQQHAELTNHSNFSESTEAVLNLVCTACGKPCRSKTESDLHTKRTGHTEFVDKTSEAAKPISLEAPKVDEAATSEEALNADASQDAEMVVPEVDKTIVEELEVMGFSTARATRALHYSGNASIEAAINWIVEHESDPDVDQMPLVPANTKVEAPKPSLTPEELKAKQQELREKARKKKEEEERRMEREREKERIRIGKELLEAKRIEEENERKRLLALRKAEKEEERRAREKIKQKLEEDKAERRRKLGLPPEEPAEAKPSTVVEEKKSFLPVRPATKAEQMRECLRSLKQNHKEDDTRVKKAFQTLLTYVGNVARNPDEEKFRKIRLSNQTFQERVGALKGGIEFLEICGFEKIDGGEFLFLPRDKVEMAVLNSAGSELDSAIKNPFFGVL, from the exons ATGGCGGGGGTTTCTCTCAAGTGTGGTGACTGTGGCACTCTGTTGAGGTCCGTAGAGGAAGCGCAACAGCATGCAGAGCTCACCAACCACTCCAACTTCTCCGAATCCACCGAAGCAGTTCTCAACCTCGTCTGCACTGCTTGCGGCAAACCCTGCCGATCCAAAACC GAAAGTGATTTGCATACGAAAAGAACCGGGCATACTGAGTTTGTAGATAAGACTTCCGAGGCAGCCAAACCGATAAGTTTAGAGGCTCCAAAAGTGGATGAAGCTGCTACCTCAGAAGAGGCTCTCAATGCAGATGCAAGCCAAGATGCAG AAATGGTTGTTCCTGAGGTTGACAAAACGATTGTTGAGGAACTTGAAGTAATGGGATTTTCTACAGCTCGAGCAACACGTGCACTTCATTATTCTG GTAATGCTAGCATCGAGGCTGCCATAAATTGGATAGTAGAGCATGAGTCTGACCCTGACGTAGATCAGATGCCCTTG GTACCTGCCAATACCAAAGTTGAGGCTCCTAAACCTTCTCTTACCCCAGAAGAACTGAAGGCTAAACAACAGGAGCTAAG GGAGAAAGCTcgcaagaagaaagaagaggaagaaaggagaatggaaagagaaagagaaaag gaGAGAATTCGCATTGGCAAGGAGTTGCTAGAAGCAAAGAGGATCGAagaagagaatgagagaaaaCG GTTGCTGGCATTGCGAAAAGCagaaaaagaggaagagagaagggcTAGAGAGAAAATCAAGCAGAAGTTAGAAGAAGACAAG GCTGAAAGAAGGCGAAAACTTGGATTGCCTCCGGAGGAACCTGCAGAAGCCAAACCCTCAACTGTTGTAGAGGAGAAAAAG AGTTTTCTGCCAGTTAGGCCTGCCACCAAAGCGGAACAAATGAGAGAGTGCCTGCGTTCTCTCAAGCAGAACCACAAG GAGGACGATACCAGAGTAAAGAAAGCATTCCAAACCCTCCTTACTTATGTGGGAAATGTTGCCAGAAATCCTGACGAGGAAAAATTCAGAAAAATCCGACTTAGTAACCAAACTTTTCAG GAACGAGTTGGTGCCTTGAAGGGGGGCATTGAATTTCTGGAGATTTGTGGATTTGAGAAGATTGATGGTGGTGAGTTTTTGTTTTTGCCCAGGGACAAAGTTGAGATGGCAGTTCTGAATTCAGCTGGGTCTGAACTAGACTCTGCAATTAAGAATCCCTTCTTTGGAGTTCTATAG
- the LOC107634149 gene encoding PLASMODESMATA CALLOSE-BINDING PROTEIN 3-like isoform X2 codes for MKTHFPMGTPKVICMLLLALVAASNIAEATWCVVRSGASAGALQAGLNYACSHGADCGPIQPGGSCFNPNTIQNHASYAYDSYYQRNGKAPSACNFGGTATIAVSDPSFGSCRYPPIESIGRAEDATKTKSLTGDSTN; via the exons ATGAAAACACATTTTCCAATGGGAACACCAAAAGTGATTTGTATGCTATTGTTAGCCCTTGTTGCAGCCAGCAACATAGCGGAGGCAACATGGTGTGTGGTGAGAAGTGGGGCCAGTGCTGGAGCACTGCAAGCAGGTTTGAACTACGCATGTAGCCATGGAGCAGATTGTGGTCCTATTCAGCCTGGTGGCTCTTGCTTCAATCCAAACACCATTCAAAATCATGCCTCCTATGCCTATGACAGCTACTATCAGCGCAATGGCAAAGCCCCTAGCGCTTGTAATTTTGGTGGCACGGCCACCATTGCCGTATCCGATCCCA GTTTTGGAAGCTGTAGATACCCACCAATTGAAAG TATTGGAAGAGCAGAAGATGCAACAAAGACGAAGTCTCTTACCGGAGACTCTACAAATTAG
- the LOC107634149 gene encoding PLASMODESMATA CALLOSE-BINDING PROTEIN 3-like isoform X1: MKTHFPMGTPKVICMLLLALVAASNIAEATWCVVRSGASAGALQAGLNYACSHGADCGPIQPGGSCFNPNTIQNHASYAYDSYYQRNGKAPSACNFGGTATIAVSDPSFGSCRYPPIESFNSIGRAEDATKTKSLTGDSTN, translated from the exons ATGAAAACACATTTTCCAATGGGAACACCAAAAGTGATTTGTATGCTATTGTTAGCCCTTGTTGCAGCCAGCAACATAGCGGAGGCAACATGGTGTGTGGTGAGAAGTGGGGCCAGTGCTGGAGCACTGCAAGCAGGTTTGAACTACGCATGTAGCCATGGAGCAGATTGTGGTCCTATTCAGCCTGGTGGCTCTTGCTTCAATCCAAACACCATTCAAAATCATGCCTCCTATGCCTATGACAGCTACTATCAGCGCAATGGCAAAGCCCCTAGCGCTTGTAATTTTGGTGGCACGGCCACCATTGCCGTATCCGATCCCA GTTTTGGAAGCTGTAGATACCCACCAATTGAAAG TTTTAACAGTATTGGAAGAGCAGAAGATGCAACAAAGACGAAGTCTCTTACCGGAGACTCTACAAATTAG
- the LOC107634151 gene encoding protein YLS3 produces the protein MLLFIPSHSHSKRNNTFFVQFSPISFPASKKKMISSKSTRNLALLLTSVLLFVGYGSSDLNQDKQECADKLVGLATCLPYVSAQAKTPTVDCCSGLKDVIAKSKRCLCLLIKYHDDPNLGLTINLTLALNLPTACHTPANISQCVDLLHLKPNSPEAKVFSGVESGTGKNSTAPVPSASTATGSAAKETGTESKSGADWGKNWIVNDVICGILPLVLIYQFFFIVF, from the exons ATGCTACTATTCATTCCATCACATTCACATTCCAAAAGAAACAACACTTTCTTTGTTCAATTCTCTCCTATTTCTTTTCCTGCATCTAAAAAAAAAATGATCAGTTCCAAAAGTACAAGAAATCTAGCACTCTTGTTGACTTCAGTGCTCCTTTTTGTTGGTTATGGAAGCTCAGATTTGAACCAAGACAAGCAAGAATGTGCTGACAAACTAGTTGGATTAGCAACTTGTCTTCCATATGTGAGTGCTCAAGCAAAAACCCCAACAGTAGATTGCTGCAGTGGCCTCAAAGATGTTATTGCAAAGAGCAAGAGATGCCTCTGCCTCCTCATCAAATACCATGATGACCCCAATCTTGGCCTCACCATCAATCTCACTCTTGCTCTCAATTTGCCAACTGCTTGTCACACACCTGCTAATATTTCTCAATGTGTTG ACCTTTTGCATTTGAAACCTAACTCTCCAGAAGCCAAGGTGTTTTCAGGGGTAGAAAGTGGCACCGGCAAAAACAGTACTGCACCAGTTCCCAGtg CTAGTACTGCAACTGGTAGTGCAGCCAAGGAAACAGGCACTGAGAGCAAGAGTGGTGCTGACTGGGGAAAGAATTGGATTGTTAATGATGTGATATGTGGGATTTTACCTTTGGTTCTCATATACCAATTCTTCTTCATAGTATTTTGA
- the LOC107634148 gene encoding PLASMODESMATA CALLOSE-BINDING PROTEIN 3-like: MAAPWVPPSSKLHITSLLMMLLMATTMMNNNVSGQATWCVARSDASNQALQTALDYACGSGADCFPLQANGLCFLPNTIQAHASYAFNSYYQRRGRAPGSCDFSGTATIAQSDPSYGSCVYPSSGSTAGGGNTPSTTPAFNNPNVPSPTTTTPIYGGGNTGGLTPGMNTPFPDNSRAASEATATWFLGLFSSLLILAICI; this comes from the exons ATGGCAGCACCATGGGTTCCACCATCATCAAAGCTTCACATTACTTCCTTGCTGATGATGCTGTTAATGGCGACCACCATGATGAACAACAATGTGAGTGGCCAAGCAACATGGTGTGTAGCTAGAAGTGATGCATCCAACCAGGCCCTGCAAACTGCACTGGACTATGCATGTGGTTCCGGTGCAGATTGCTTTCCTCTTCAAGCCAATGGCCTTTGCTTCCTTCCTAACACTATCCAAGCCCATGCTTCTTACGCCTTCAACAGTTACTACCAGCGAAGGGGAAGAGCTCCTGGTTCCTGTGATTTTTCTGGCACTGCCACCATTGCTCAAAGCGATCCCA GCTATGGATCTTGCGTGTACCCATCTTCTGGAAG CACTGCTGGAGGGGGAAATACACCAAGCACAACACCTGCATTCAACAATCCGAACGTGCCGTCTCCTACGACAACAACACCAATATACGGCGGGGGCAACACCGGTGGACTAACGCCGGGAATGAACACGCCGTTCCCCGACAATTCCAGGGCAGCATCAGAGGCAACAGCCACATGGTTTCTAGGGTTGTTTTCCTCCCTTCTCATTctagccatatgcatatga
- the LOC107634150 gene encoding gibberellin-regulated protein 12-like, producing the protein MAKIMYHGYFFLLFLVMSFVIQVAHGGGEGSLTPEQCGDACDYRCSDTQYLKACLTYCNLCCQKCLCVPSGTYGHKEECPCYNDWKTKRGGPKCP; encoded by the exons ATGGCTAAAATTATGTATCACggctatttctttcttctcttcctcGTCATGAGTTTTGTGATCCAAGTTGCCCAT GGTGGTGGTGAAGGCTCACTAACACCAGAAC AATGTGGGGATGCATGTGATTATCGTTGTTCAGACACACAATACCTGAAGGCATGCTTAACTTATTGCAACCTGTGCTGCCAAAAATGCTTATGTGTGCCATCAGGAACCTATGGTCACAAGGAAGAATGTCCATGCTATAACGACTGGAAAACCAAAAGAGGAGGCCCCAAATGCCCCTAA